One region of Chlamydia psittaci 6BC genomic DNA includes:
- a CDS encoding polymorphic outer membrane protein middle domain-containing protein, translated as MKASFRKFLVSTTLTLPYSFQAFSLEIVVPNGTYDGYLREMFPYTITSNPEGTTAILSGDLNILNLDNSMAATPSSCFFNSAGSMTIVGKGHNLTFTNLRTSVNGAALSSIPTSTPESLSYTITGIKTFSCSNCAVLIGQTNDSKFTSPKGGAVYSKAPIFFKDIQNVIFKNNRAGNNGGALWGQVVDISNVTKSLQFLSNVGANGGAIGASTSLNVTRCPSILFRSNSAEKLGGAIHSVNPQTPPPPPPPSKNGVINTVVNFSDNGSVQFDANNAKSGGGIYSKGNINFSNNAQLIMQNNSASPEIGDTNEVLGQGGAIYCTQATAPVAEEKKEEEKSKAEVSTPTFTGLTITNQHDIFFANNFAANAGGAIYGEKVSITSSGKTVFTNNTAKTGGAIYIAAGGDLSLSADYGNMIFYDNLNTNDGSPKRNAITLDKGATIKLLAASGDHKLCFYDPIVTTLPEQAPNGENTLTINPDRESATPFTNYIGTVLFSGAHVNSTESTPNASTIYQKVVLGGGKLVLADKASLSVVSFDQQSDSILLMDSGTSLSTTDNSHATPATVAAGAAAAAAVVMSTTAEASSATSTTTTTASVTNQPNDNGSISIKDLHINLGSLTQAGEGAKIDVKGSNGTITITGHISLDDVSGNAYENHDLFNKNTVTLNLLSLSTKSESKITSNDLQLTPRGDADPQYGYQGSWTLSWENGANGDATKKKILKATWTKTGFVPSPERQASLVPNSLWGAFIDLRSMNALATASCDGFGYSKGLWVAGISNVFHHDRNSVSHGFRRISGGYVIGANSQTLSDSVFGVAFSQVFGKSKDYVVSTTKSQALVGSAYLSIKRPLSNTIFTTFAARINYSHTNEDMKTRYTFIPEESCNWDNNCWLGEVGGSLPIVLNTGKLHLNQFVPFVNVQIGYAEHGSFREQLAEARSFCSSRLINLAIPCGFKIDRRSHSYPDFYSLAVSYVPDVWRRNPGCTTLLLANGARWKTLATNLDRQGLLIEGSTHTAVNNNIEIFSHGSCELRKSSRNYNINIGSKFRF; from the coding sequence ATGAAAGCGTCTTTTCGTAAGTTCTTAGTTTCTACAACGCTGACTCTTCCTTATTCATTCCAAGCCTTTTCTTTGGAAATTGTAGTTCCTAACGGAACTTATGACGGTTATCTTAGAGAAATGTTTCCCTACACGATTACGTCAAATCCAGAAGGAACAACAGCGATCCTGTCAGGAGACCTAAATATTTTAAATCTCGACAACTCCATGGCAGCAACTCCTTCAAGTTGCTTTTTTAACTCTGCTGGGTCCATGACAATTGTAGGAAAAGGTCATAATTTAACCTTTACTAATCTTCGCACATCGGTAAACGGTGCTGCTTTAAGCTCTATCCCTACGTCAACTCCTGAATCGTTGTCCTATACCATCACAGGAATCAAGACATTCTCTTGCTCTAATTGTGCAGTATTAATCGGACAAACCAATGACAGTAAGTTCACTTCTCCTAAAGGAGGTGCGGTATATTCTAAGGCACCTATATTCTTCAAAGACATTCAAAACGTCATATTTAAGAATAACCGTGCAGGAAATAATGGTGGAGCTTTATGGGGACAAGTAGTCGACATTAGCAATGTAACAAAATCATTACAGTTTCTGAGCAACGTAGGCGCCAACGGAGGTGCTATAGGGGCTTCAACAAGTCTGAATGTTACGCGTTGCCCATCCATTCTTTTTAGATCCAACTCTGCGGAAAAGCTCGGTGGTGCTATCCACTCTGTGAATCCACAAACTCCCCCACCCCCGCCACCGCCTTCTAAAAATGGGGTTATCAACACTGTTGTTAACTTTTCAGACAACGGCTCTGTACAATTCGATGCGAATAACGCTAAATCTGGCGGGGGTATTTACTCTAAAGGGAATATTAACTTCTCGAACAACGCTCAATTAATCATGCAGAACAATTCTGCATCTCCTGAAATCGGGGATACTAATGAGGTATTAGGTCAAGGAGGAGCAATCTATTGTACCCAGGCAACTGCGCCGGTAGCGGAAGAGAAAAAGGAAGAAGAAAAATCTAAAGCTGAAGTATCTACTCCAACCTTCACTGGGTTAACTATAACGAACCAACACGATATCTTCTTTGCTAATAACTTCGCAGCAAACGCGGGCGGAGCTATTTATGGAGAAAAAGTTAGCATTACTTCTTCAGGAAAAACGGTGTTTACCAACAACACCGCAAAAACCGGTGGAGCGATCTATATTGCTGCTGGCGGAGATCTCAGCCTATCCGCTGACTACGGCAATATGATTTTCTATGACAATCTCAACACCAATGATGGATCTCCCAAAAGAAATGCCATTACTCTAGATAAGGGAGCTACTATCAAGTTGCTTGCTGCTTCCGGAGATCATAAACTCTGTTTCTATGATCCTATTGTAACTACTCTTCCTGAACAAGCTCCTAATGGTGAGAATACTTTAACTATCAACCCAGATAGAGAAAGTGCTACTCCCTTTACTAATTATATTGGAACTGTTCTCTTTTCTGGAGCTCACGTAAACTCCACAGAAAGCACTCCCAACGCATCAACTATTTATCAGAAAGTGGTTCTAGGCGGTGGGAAACTCGTCTTAGCGGATAAAGCTAGCCTATCTGTGGTTTCCTTTGATCAGCAATCTGATTCTATCCTCCTCATGGATAGTGGGACCTCATTGTCAACTACCGATAACTCCCATGCCACTCCTGCTACTGTAGCAGCTGGAGCAGCAGCAGCTGCTGCTGTTGTTATGTCGACTACTGCTGAGGCAAGTAGCGCTACATCGACTACAACCACTACAGCCTCTGTGACCAATCAACCCAATGATAACGGATCAATCTCAATAAAGGATCTACACATCAATCTTGGTTCTCTGACACAAGCTGGAGAAGGAGCTAAAATCGATGTAAAAGGTTCGAATGGTACCATTACAATCACCGGGCACATTTCTTTAGACGATGTTTCTGGGAATGCTTATGAAAACCATGATTTATTCAATAAAAATACAGTCACGCTCAACCTCCTTTCTCTATCAACAAAAAGTGAAAGTAAAATAACGAGCAACGATCTCCAACTCACCCCAAGAGGAGATGCAGATCCTCAATATGGATACCAAGGTTCGTGGACACTCAGTTGGGAAAACGGAGCCAATGGAGATGCCACTAAAAAGAAAATATTAAAAGCTACTTGGACAAAAACAGGATTTGTTCCCAGCCCAGAACGTCAAGCTTCTTTAGTTCCTAACAGCTTATGGGGAGCCTTCATAGATCTACGCTCTATGAACGCACTCGCTACAGCAAGCTGTGATGGCTTTGGCTACAGCAAAGGATTATGGGTAGCGGGAATCTCTAATGTTTTCCACCACGATCGCAATTCTGTATCTCATGGTTTCCGCCGTATTAGTGGTGGCTACGTCATTGGAGCAAATTCACAAACACTATCGGATTCTGTATTTGGCGTAGCTTTCTCTCAGGTATTCGGAAAATCTAAAGACTACGTGGTCTCCACAACAAAATCACAAGCTCTAGTAGGTAGCGCTTATCTATCTATAAAACGCCCATTAAGCAATACGATCTTCACAACGTTCGCTGCAAGAATCAACTACAGCCATACTAATGAAGATATGAAAACACGCTATACCTTCATCCCTGAAGAAAGCTGTAATTGGGATAACAATTGCTGGTTAGGAGAAGTAGGCGGAAGCTTGCCTATTGTTCTGAACACTGGTAAATTACACCTAAATCAATTCGTTCCTTTTGTGAACGTGCAGATTGGTTACGCGGAACATGGCTCCTTCAGAGAACAACTCGCTGAAGCACGATCTTTCTGTTCCTCTCGTTTAATTAACCTAGCGATTCCTTGTGGTTTTAAAATAGATAGACGTTCTCACTCCTACCCGGATTTCTACAGCTTAGCTGTGTCCTATGTTCCCGATGTGTGGAGGAGAAACCCCGGATGTACAACGTTATTATTAGCCAACGGCGCTAGATGGAAAACCCTAGCAACAAACCTAGATAGACAAGGTCTGTTAATAGAAGGGTCTACACATACAGCCGTAAATAATAATATTGAAATCTTTAGCCATGGTAGTTGCGAGCTACGTAAATCTTCTCGCAATTACAATATAAATATAGGAAGTAAATTTCGATTCTAA
- a CDS encoding polymorphic outer membrane protein middle domain-containing protein, producing the protein MCFPTADSAVLKTLSSADNFNGINNAAFPIKSSDNDQGTTYILSDDILIQNVAATTPNNSSCFKNTKGDLLFNGNNRSLTFDKITTSSEGKMILHDVESFCTLSCFAHLKFLEPLSSRKGKSAVVSKGSLMFRSNDTITFTGCYSSDKGGAICCIPNPGSKSPSSLSFYRNRKITFSNNTSVNGGGAIYAKNLYLTAMDDSVFIDNTAVGDQDSRPGGGAIAIAPEGELGLFAEKGDIIFAGNSTIRGRHIEKNAIHLENGAFISHIGAREGKSVQFYDAITSTSRSTVPLLINQIPGGGIHHGTVLFSSTNCLYSCSTLATVNMSRISQDVVLAGGTLKLNSGVILGVLNFIQRPNTTLILDHSSMMRIHENAELSNITIPLKLYALDPLPENSKIKYRSLSSRDPGQIFLLSADKKLSFSGSIHVHLQDEDFYENKELASSLRIPLIKIESDKLENTHIKVDHLTVPTQPYGYQGSWDLEWVDTAPKQLNTHTVSLAKTIGELVWTPKGYRPRLIDCQGNSLVPNSLWNAFVDIRGIHNLMDTISDGSLYRNGLWVSEISRYFHKDHHKDNQGFRHTSGGYALGISKQTPSKDIFSIGFFQMFGVSKDASLAKNHENILAGSMYLQHSLPVKPILNWSLGNFFVHPESLSKVSADLPLIFSAQATYSHSKNTLTINRKSSEITQGYWNTHCVGAELGSSLSFDFHEEHNIFQHILPFMNLQAVYAYQRKFKEEGVKKHEITSSTLANLSLPMGIRLEGHASHYPIFYSASATFISDLYRKNPSATITATYDPFPVWETSGTNLSRQALSAQLSLHCAILDNISLFSKFCTELRKSSQYYSGDLGSQLLF; encoded by the coding sequence ATGTGTTTTCCCACAGCAGATTCTGCTGTGTTGAAAACACTCTCCTCTGCTGATAACTTTAACGGCATAAATAACGCGGCTTTCCCTATTAAATCTTCTGATAATGATCAAGGTACCACGTATATCTTATCTGATGACATTCTAATACAAAATGTAGCGGCGACAACACCAAACAACTCTAGCTGTTTTAAAAACACCAAAGGGGATCTATTATTTAATGGGAATAACCGCAGCTTGACCTTCGATAAAATCACGACGAGCAGTGAAGGAAAAATGATTCTTCATGACGTAGAAAGCTTCTGTACACTTTCATGCTTTGCTCATCTTAAGTTTTTGGAACCGCTAAGTTCAAGAAAAGGGAAAAGTGCCGTTGTCTCTAAAGGATCTCTCATGTTTCGCTCCAATGATACGATTACCTTTACAGGATGCTACTCATCAGACAAAGGCGGAGCTATCTGTTGTATACCCAATCCAGGTTCAAAAAGCCCTTCTTCTCTTTCCTTTTATAGAAATCGAAAAATCACCTTCTCTAATAACACTTCAGTAAACGGTGGAGGGGCTATCTATGCTAAAAACTTATACCTCACCGCTATGGATGATAGCGTATTCATTGATAATACAGCTGTTGGTGATCAAGATTCCCGTCCTGGCGGAGGGGCGATTGCCATTGCTCCCGAAGGAGAGCTGGGGTTATTCGCTGAAAAGGGTGATATTATCTTCGCAGGGAATAGTACGATAAGAGGAAGGCATATCGAAAAAAACGCTATCCATTTAGAAAATGGTGCCTTCATCAGCCATATAGGCGCCAGAGAAGGCAAATCTGTGCAATTCTATGATGCGATTACTTCAACATCGCGCTCCACAGTCCCTCTACTTATCAATCAAATCCCCGGTGGAGGCATACATCATGGCACCGTATTGTTCTCTTCGACAAATTGTCTTTATTCCTGTTCTACTCTGGCAACCGTAAATATGAGCAGAATTTCACAAGACGTGGTACTAGCAGGAGGAACTCTAAAATTAAACAGTGGCGTCATCCTCGGAGTTTTAAACTTTATCCAACGTCCTAACACCACACTCATTCTCGATCATAGTAGTATGATGAGAATTCACGAAAATGCCGAGCTATCAAACATTACCATACCATTAAAACTCTATGCTTTAGACCCCCTACCAGAAAATTCGAAAATAAAATACCGCTCATTATCGTCTAGAGACCCCGGGCAAATCTTCCTTTTGTCGGCAGACAAAAAACTATCGTTTTCCGGATCTATACACGTCCATTTGCAAGATGAAGATTTCTATGAGAATAAAGAATTAGCCTCATCTCTTAGAATTCCCCTAATTAAAATCGAATCTGACAAACTAGAAAATACACATATCAAAGTAGATCATCTCACAGTTCCAACTCAACCTTACGGATATCAAGGATCTTGGGATCTTGAATGGGTAGACACTGCACCAAAACAGTTAAATACTCATACAGTATCACTTGCAAAAACGATAGGAGAACTCGTATGGACTCCCAAAGGCTATCGACCACGCCTGATAGATTGTCAAGGGAATTCCCTAGTTCCTAATAGCCTATGGAATGCCTTTGTAGACATCCGCGGTATTCATAATCTTATGGATACCATCTCTGATGGCAGCCTATACCGCAATGGCCTGTGGGTATCAGAAATTTCTCGATACTTCCATAAAGACCATCATAAAGATAACCAAGGATTTCGCCATACTAGCGGAGGCTATGCCTTAGGGATCTCAAAACAAACTCCGTCCAAAGATATCTTCTCGATAGGCTTTTTCCAAATGTTTGGGGTTTCTAAAGATGCGTCCCTAGCCAAAAACCATGAGAATATCCTTGCGGGATCTATGTACCTCCAACATAGCCTACCTGTAAAACCTATTTTAAATTGGTCCTTAGGAAACTTTTTCGTTCATCCTGAGTCCTTATCTAAAGTCTCTGCTGATCTTCCTCTAATTTTCAGTGCTCAAGCAACTTATAGTCATAGTAAAAACACCCTCACAATAAATCGCAAATCCTCAGAAATCACCCAAGGGTATTGGAATACCCATTGTGTAGGTGCAGAACTCGGGTCCTCGCTTTCCTTTGACTTCCATGAAGAACATAATATATTCCAGCACATCCTCCCCTTCATGAATCTTCAGGCAGTCTATGCCTACCAAAGGAAATTCAAAGAAGAAGGAGTGAAGAAACACGAAATTACCAGTAGTACGTTAGCGAATCTTTCTTTACCTATGGGTATCCGTTTAGAAGGCCATGCCTCACACTACCCTATTTTCTATTCAGCTTCTGCAACGTTTATCTCAGATCTATATCGTAAAAATCCTTCTGCTACAATTACAGCTACCTATGATCCTTTCCCCGTATGGGAAACCTCAGGAACAAATCTCTCACGACAAGCCTTATCCGCACAACTTTCCTTACATTGTGCAATTTTAGATAACATCTCCCTGTTCTCAAAATTTTGCACAGAACTACGGAAGTCCTCGCAATATTATTCAGGGGATCTGGGAAGCCAATTGCTATTTTGA
- a CDS encoding autotransporter domain-containing protein, with protein MHSKAKSAEVTDNSVFTFEGNSGLTFSGNSSSKNGGAIYAKNLKIVSGGPTLFTDNTAQEAGGAIAIADGGTLSLTAESGDIIFKGNKGKDDAPNAINIGSTAKITDLRASQGSSIIFYDPITFSSGAGTEIALANAGTQETLKINAPDALPEKTALPTMGKLMIRAEGDVQSTPKSYTGKVVFSGESATNVKEGTPTFTFPTPVELTAGTLVLSDGASLSAKTFKQADADSCVLLEQNTKLQASDSMDLKNLWLDIKDLNSTTLATVSTTGSSGNIDISGPVIVAISDPDFYENPELAQQLNREFLKVSATGQVTVSNGDATNDKEEAHAGYQGIWKLTWEDSPAEGSGSAKVANLNWQPLGYIPTTADTQSYTALVPNSLWGMFADVTAIQRLIESEAHSATGKDIWGAGLSNFFQAKKTNKNRKFRNFSSGYAVGVSSESLHKFKFSFGLSQLFGRAKDYGGARIHEKILSGSLYTEYSTELLPILKFLAGTSVFKPKFLKQVPEDFLVKFQSQCGYFYGDNSMKIKYADATQTHSSWENHCYAGDIGASITLPIKSKDGILQKATPFVKVQSVYIYQKGFHEKGLRRRAFSHTYLTNISIPLGLRIHGDSPSNDLHYELSAAYIGDAYRHNPKNTTTPLVTNVVTTPWITTATNLQRHAARFECCGDYALTSYIHLFAQGSIELRKSARGYHANAGSSIHF; from the coding sequence ATGCACTCGAAGGCTAAATCAGCAGAAGTTACTGATAATAGCGTCTTTACCTTTGAAGGGAACTCTGGGTTAACATTTTCTGGGAATTCTTCAAGCAAAAACGGCGGAGCGATCTATGCTAAAAACCTCAAGATTGTCTCTGGTGGCCCGACCTTATTTACCGATAATACAGCCCAGGAAGCAGGTGGGGCGATTGCGATTGCTGATGGTGGGACTCTCTCCTTAACCGCAGAATCTGGAGACATTATCTTTAAAGGAAATAAGGGCAAAGATGATGCTCCGAATGCTATAAATATAGGATCAACAGCTAAAATTACCGACTTGCGGGCATCCCAAGGAAGTTCCATTATTTTTTATGATCCCATAACATTTAGCTCGGGTGCTGGTACTGAAATCGCACTTGCTAATGCTGGTACTCAAGAAACACTAAAAATCAATGCTCCAGACGCGTTGCCAGAAAAAACAGCTCTTCCCACCATGGGGAAATTGATGATCAGAGCCGAAGGTGATGTTCAATCAACACCCAAAAGCTATACAGGGAAGGTGGTTTTCTCTGGGGAAAGTGCTACCAATGTTAAGGAAGGCACCCCGACCTTCACGTTTCCCACCCCTGTGGAACTCACTGCAGGAACATTGGTTTTATCCGATGGTGCTTCACTCTCTGCAAAAACCTTCAAGCAGGCAGATGCCGACTCTTGCGTTCTATTGGAACAAAACACAAAGCTACAAGCTTCAGACTCCATGGATCTGAAAAACTTGTGGTTAGACATTAAGGACCTGAATTCTACTACATTGGCAACAGTCAGTACTACGGGCAGTTCTGGAAATATTGACATTTCAGGTCCGGTGATTGTTGCTATTTCTGACCCTGATTTTTATGAAAACCCTGAGCTGGCACAACAACTCAATAGAGAATTTTTAAAAGTATCCGCTACAGGGCAAGTCACTGTTTCCAATGGCGATGCGACCAATGACAAAGAAGAGGCTCACGCAGGTTATCAAGGTATATGGAAATTAACCTGGGAGGACTCTCCAGCAGAAGGCTCTGGAAGTGCCAAGGTTGCGAATTTAAATTGGCAACCCTTAGGATACATTCCTACGACTGCAGATACACAAAGCTACACTGCTTTAGTGCCTAACAGTCTCTGGGGTATGTTTGCTGATGTCACAGCGATCCAAAGATTAATTGAGAGTGAAGCCCACTCTGCTACTGGTAAGGATATCTGGGGTGCCGGATTATCTAACTTTTTCCAAGCAAAGAAAACGAATAAAAATCGTAAATTCCGTAATTTTAGCTCTGGCTATGCTGTAGGAGTAAGCTCGGAATCTCTTCATAAGTTTAAATTTAGCTTTGGTTTGAGCCAGCTATTTGGACGAGCTAAAGATTATGGAGGTGCAAGGATCCATGAAAAAATCCTTTCAGGCTCTCTATATACCGAATACTCTACAGAATTGCTGCCTATTCTAAAATTCCTTGCAGGAACTTCAGTGTTTAAACCAAAATTTTTAAAACAAGTTCCTGAGGATTTCCTAGTAAAATTCCAGTCGCAATGTGGTTATTTTTATGGGGATAACTCCATGAAAATAAAATACGCAGATGCTACACAAACGCACAGCTCCTGGGAAAATCACTGTTATGCAGGAGACATAGGTGCATCTATAACTCTACCTATAAAAAGTAAAGATGGCATTCTGCAAAAGGCTACGCCATTTGTAAAAGTACAAAGCGTATACATATATCAAAAAGGCTTCCATGAAAAAGGCTTGAGACGAAGAGCTTTTAGTCATACCTATTTGACGAATATCTCTATACCCTTAGGGCTACGCATTCATGGAGATTCTCCATCTAACGATCTCCATTACGAACTTTCTGCAGCATATATAGGAGATGCTTACCGCCATAATCCTAAAAACACAACGACACCGCTTGTGACCAATGTTGTTACCACACCATGGATAACAACAGCTACAAATCTACAAAGACATGCTGCACGATTCGAATGTTGTGGAGATTATGCCTTAACCTCGTATATCCATCTATTTGCTCAAGGAAGTATAGAACTACGTAAATCTGCAAGAGGCTACCACGCTAACGCAGGCAGCTCTATCCACTTCTAA
- a CDS encoding chemotaxis protein: MKLSVYGFLLSSSLLSTHIIFAEPSSDSVSETSAITKAADNTELSDGFDGSTQPSQGFTSKATSNAEGTTYTLTTDISFSNITSVTKATEELLRTGSKNTEGSCFTNTEGDLSFAGNSHSLAFTDISLTGPGAAISNKASGKTLNLSSISNLTFSSCPGDSVSGKGAILCEGSSLQVKDNTNVIFSNNHSTDNGGAICYKTTPPRAGT; encoded by the coding sequence ATGAAACTTTCCGTTTATGGGTTTTTACTCTCATCGTCGCTACTCTCTACCCATATTATATTCGCCGAACCGTCATCAGATTCTGTCTCTGAAACATCTGCTATAACTAAAGCAGCCGACAATACAGAATTATCAGACGGTTTTGATGGATCTACACAACCAAGTCAAGGATTTACATCAAAAGCAACAAGTAATGCTGAAGGAACTACGTATACCCTAACTACAGATATTTCCTTTTCAAACATTACCTCTGTGACTAAAGCAACAGAAGAACTTCTAAGAACTGGGAGTAAAAATACTGAAGGAAGCTGCTTTACCAATACTGAAGGAGATCTTTCCTTTGCCGGTAATTCTCATTCTCTAGCATTTACCGATATCTCCCTCACAGGACCGGGTGCTGCGATTAGCAATAAAGCATCTGGTAAAACATTAAATTTATCTAGTATCTCTAACCTTACATTCTCCTCATGTCCAGGAGATAGCGTTTCAGGTAAGGGAGCCATTTTATGCGAAGGCTCCTCACTACAAGTCAAGGATAACACTAACGTTATATTCTCAAATAACCACTCTACCGATAACGGCGGGGCTATATGTTATAAGACTACCCCCCCCCGAGCCGGGACCTGA
- a CDS encoding polymorphic outer membrane protein middle domain-containing protein, whose translation MKNSIYGVLILSSFTVSIAFANAENLDSSASFDGSTGAGQFTAKQSSQAGGTTYTLTADVTIEHVKSTTPANTSCFKNSTGNVTFVGANHSLIFEDIASTAQGAAISTNTDGKTITMSGFNVLSFISAPQAITGNAAIYGIASITIKENKQLVFDTNHSTAAGGAIHCLKTGATATTLTLENNASMIFRNNSSATKGGAIHTDKLVLKTGGNTLFENNHATQKGGAISIADSGEISLSADNGSIIFKGNTYTDGGNRVNNAIYVGANGKFVKLEAKEAQSILFYDPILVEGAAADNLEINKVNGATTYTGSIIFSGRHINSPHKKMKHVSKFTQPLTLSAGSLVLEKGAHLEAKSLTQTEGSKIILDQTSSIKVQENVDIKELWLSLDEFVEPTAANISSSGAAHTVTVKGPLGIFADQEAFYNHHALANNVDQELLQLADQDITKISLVDVPESVRENLNTHRGYQGSWTVDWKTVPGSTSGGVTTLGTKTATVHWRPTGYIPFGGAQEITTPLVPNTLWGNFSDIRNLERTVESLATNSLCSEGFWATGIKNFFYAHGAEKNYVFQHNNAGYAIGINKHTLSENVFSAAFSQLFGKDRDDAKGQVEHQTLSGSLYAHHVGTVPMLRFLCGGSTNCVPELQASPFIPVILSAQLSYSHSNNNLTITHEDKTKTTGNWSNYSLATELGSTFVYTLSKCPSIFKNVSPFIKLQGVYSEQRKFTEEGLRRCSFSSTYLANLALPLGIKIQGTCPRELLAYDLSAMYVQDIFRINPETMTLFLIGGLAPWTTPATNLDNKALVVQGSGRFAVRPNIEIFAKGNCELRSSSHSYNYDFGAKVHF comes from the coding sequence ATGAAAAACTCTATTTATGGGGTTTTAATCCTTTCATCTTTTACTGTATCCATAGCTTTTGCAAACGCTGAAAACTTAGACTCTTCGGCGAGTTTTGACGGTTCTACAGGAGCCGGGCAATTTACTGCTAAGCAATCCTCACAAGCAGGGGGAACTACCTACACTCTAACTGCAGATGTTACTATCGAACATGTCAAATCAACCACACCCGCAAATACCAGCTGTTTTAAAAACTCTACTGGCAATGTAACATTTGTTGGAGCAAACCACTCCTTAATATTTGAAGATATCGCCTCTACAGCTCAAGGAGCTGCTATCAGTACAAATACTGATGGCAAAACAATCACGATGTCTGGGTTTAATGTTCTATCCTTCATTTCCGCTCCCCAAGCAATTACTGGAAATGCTGCGATTTATGGTATAGCTTCTATAACAATCAAAGAAAACAAGCAGCTCGTTTTTGATACCAACCACTCTACGGCAGCGGGCGGCGCTATTCATTGTTTAAAAACAGGGGCAACGGCAACAACACTCACCCTAGAGAACAATGCTTCTATGATCTTTAGGAATAACTCCTCAGCAACTAAAGGCGGAGCTATTCATACGGATAAACTTGTACTTAAAACTGGGGGAAATACTTTATTTGAAAATAACCATGCCACGCAAAAAGGTGGGGCGATTTCCATTGCTGATTCTGGGGAGATCAGTTTATCTGCGGATAACGGTAGCATTATCTTTAAAGGGAATACCTACACAGACGGAGGGAATAGAGTCAACAATGCGATTTATGTCGGGGCAAATGGGAAATTTGTAAAACTCGAAGCGAAAGAAGCACAATCTATTCTATTTTACGATCCTATTCTTGTTGAAGGGGCAGCGGCTGACAACCTAGAAATCAACAAAGTGAATGGAGCCACCACTTATACAGGATCTATTATCTTTTCAGGCAGGCATATCAATAGTCCTCATAAAAAGATGAAACATGTTTCTAAATTCACGCAACCTTTGACTCTTTCTGCAGGATCTTTAGTTTTAGAAAAAGGAGCTCATTTAGAAGCCAAATCACTAACACAAACTGAAGGATCTAAAATTATCTTAGATCAAACTTCGAGCATAAAAGTTCAAGAAAACGTTGATATTAAAGAACTGTGGTTAAGCCTTGATGAGTTTGTGGAACCTACAGCAGCAAATATCTCATCTTCAGGGGCTGCTCATACCGTAACAGTTAAAGGTCCTTTGGGGATCTTCGCTGATCAAGAGGCTTTTTATAATCACCATGCTCTTGCTAATAACGTTGATCAAGAGCTACTACAACTTGCTGACCAAGACATTACAAAAATCTCTTTAGTGGATGTTCCTGAATCTGTAAGAGAAAATCTTAACACCCATCGTGGATATCAAGGTAGTTGGACTGTAGATTGGAAAACGGTTCCTGGTTCTACATCTGGAGGGGTGACTACTCTTGGCACGAAAACAGCCACTGTACATTGGAGACCTACGGGATACATTCCTTTTGGTGGTGCGCAAGAAATTACCACACCTTTAGTTCCTAACACTCTATGGGGAAATTTCTCAGACATCCGCAATTTAGAAAGAACTGTAGAATCTCTAGCTACGAATTCTCTGTGTTCTGAAGGATTCTGGGCTACAGGAATTAAAAACTTTTTCTATGCTCATGGTGCAGAAAAAAATTATGTTTTCCAACATAACAATGCTGGCTATGCCATCGGCATAAATAAACATACGCTGTCAGAAAATGTATTTTCTGCAGCATTTTCTCAACTCTTTGGTAAAGATAGAGATGATGCTAAAGGTCAGGTAGAACACCAAACACTTTCAGGATCTTTGTATGCACATCACGTAGGTACTGTACCTATGTTACGATTCCTCTGTGGTGGCTCTACAAATTGCGTTCCTGAACTGCAAGCATCTCCTTTCATTCCTGTTATTCTCAGTGCTCAACTCAGTTATAGTCATAGCAATAACAATCTTACCATAACTCACGAAGATAAAACCAAAACGACAGGGAACTGGTCGAATTACTCCCTAGCTACAGAATTAGGATCTACATTTGTTTATACTTTGAGTAAATGTCCCTCTATATTCAAAAATGTATCCCCATTTATCAAACTCCAAGGGGTGTATTCTGAACAAAGGAAATTCACAGAAGAAGGCTTACGTCGCTGCTCATTCTCAAGTACATATTTAGCTAACCTTGCTCTTCCTCTAGGGATAAAAATCCAAGGTACCTGTCCTCGAGAACTTCTTGCTTATGATCTTTCTGCCATGTATGTTCAGGATATCTTCCGCATTAACCCTGAAACTATGACGTTATTCTTAATTGGAGGGTTAGCTCCATGGACAACACCAGCAACAAATCTAGATAACAAAGCTCTAGTTGTTCAAGGATCTGGACGATTCGCTGTTCGACCTAACATCGAAATCTTCGCCAAAGGCAACTGCGAACTCCGTTCTTCTTCCCATAGTTATAACTATGATTTCGGTGCTAAAGTACATTTTTAG